Within the Arthrobacter sp. V1I7 genome, the region AGCTTTTAGGACCTGGCCCATGCTAGTTGACGAGTTTAACAAGGCTGACCGGCCGGACGTTGTTGCGTCCTTGCGACCCTGTCTGGACATTGAGCGCTGGATTGACGAAGTGGCCGACTCGCGGCCCTACTCCGACCTCGACTCACTTCTGGAGGCCGCTCGACGGGCGGCGGATCCGTTCACCGCGGACGAGCTGGAAACGGCCCTGGCCCACCATCCCCGCATTGGGGAGCGCGCGGCGGGCACGAGCATCGAGGCACGCCTCTCCACCTCTGAACAAGCCGGGCTCGGAGCGGAAAATCCGGCGATCGCTCAGGCCCTGGCGGACGGCAACCGTGTCTACGAGGAGAGATTCGGGCAGGTGTTCCTGATCCGTGCGGCGGGCCGCAGCCGGGAAGAGATCCTGGCGGCGTTGCACGCCAGGCTCGCCCACACACCGGAGCAGGAAGAACGAATCATAGGCGAGCAGCTGCGTGAAATCGCCGTGCTCCGACTCGAAGGACTGGTGAGCAAGTGAGCGTCTCGCACGTAACTACCCACGTACTGGATACCGGATCTGGCAGGCCTGCGGCCGGAATCTCCGTGACGCTGCACGTCCTCGATGGCGGGCGCTGGGTCCAGATTGCCACCGGTTCCACGGACGCCGATGGGCGGGTCAAGGACCTTGGCCCCGAGCGGCTAACCTCCGGGACGTACCGGCTGGGCTTCGATACCGGGTCCTACTTCGCTGCCACCGAAACGGAGACGTTCTTTCCCGAAGTGATCCTCACTTTCGGGGTGGACGGTGATCAGGCGCACTACCACGTGCCGCTGCTGCTGAGCCCCTTCGCCTACTCCACTTACCGGGGCAGCTAGGCCCACGTCCCCGCGGGCCAGTCCGTCCGATAGCTTGAAGCAAAGAAACTCAGGCCAGCATTCAAAGATGAAACGAGGCTGCCGTGGCTGCTGGAGAAGGGACCACCTTCCTGATGCACCTCGGCGGTAAGCTCGAGATCGTCCCAAAAGTAGCCCTGCGCAACCGCGACGATCTTTCCCGGGCCTATACCCCCGGCGTCGCCCGCGTTTGCCAGGCCATCGCGGAGAATCCCGACGCCGCCCGGAACCTCACCGTCAAGCGGAACACCATCGCCGTGGTCACCGATGGTTCCGCCGTTCTGGGCCTCGGCAACATCGGCGCTGCCGCGGCCCTCCCGGTAATGGAAGGCAAAGCCGCGCTGTTCAAGCAGTTCGCGAACGTCGATGCCTGGCCGGTCTGCCTCGATACCCAGGACACCGAGGAAAACATCAAGATCGTCAAGGCCATCGCCCCCGTCTACGGCGGCGTGAATCTTGAGGACATCGCCGCCCCTCGCTGTTTCGAGATCGAAAACCGGCTCCGCGCATCAATGGCCCAGGACGCGATCGCCAAACAGGTGGCTGACGACGAGCTCAATGCCAGCTACATTATCCCCAGTCTCTTCGACCCCCACGTGGCCGCTGACGTCGCCGCCGCGGCCGCAAAATGCAGCCGCAGCAGCACACACTGCAGCCCACGCCCACGCCTGATTATCCGTCTCGGAAGGACCACCCAATGGCTATCTCAGTCACAGATCCCCGCCCTATCGAGCGTGCGGAGGAGATCCTCAACCCCAAGGCCCTGGCGTTCGTGGAAGCTCTCCACACCCGCTTCGCAGGGACGCGCGCCGAACTTTTCGCAGCCCGTCGCGTCAAGCGCCAGCGTGTTGCCGAGACGGGCAAGCTGGACTTCCTGCCTGAAACCAAGGACGTGCGCGACCGAGACTGGACGGTTGCGCCGGCACCGGCTGCTCTGCAGGACCGCCGGGTGGAAATGACCGGCCCGGCCTCCCCCGCGAAGATGGCCATCAACGCGCTCAACTCCGGGGCCAAGGTGTGGCTGGCGGACCTCGAGGACGCCAGCACGCCCGCGTGGTCAAACGTGGTGGGTTCCATCCTCAACCTGCGCGACGCGGCTGACGGCACGCTGAGCTTCACCTCGGCGGAGGGCAAGGAGTACAGGCTCCGCACGGACGCGCCGCTGGCCGTCGTAGTGGCCCGGCCGCGCGGCTGGCACATGCCGGAAAAGCACGTACTGCTAGACGGCGAACCGGCCGTGGGTGCCCTGGTGGACTTCGGCCTGCACTTCTTCCACCTGGCCGAACGGCTGCTGAAGAACGGGCAGGGTCCGTATTACTACCTGCCGAAGATGGAGAGCCACCTCGAGGCCCGGCTGTGGAACGATGTGTTCATCTTCGCGCAGGACTACCTGGGCATCCCGCAGGGCACGGTCCGGGCCACGGTGCTGATCGAGACCATCCCGGCCGCGTTCGAGATGGACGAGATCCTCTATGAACTGCGTGATCACGCCTCCGGCCTCAACGCCGGGCGCTGGGACTACCTCTTCAGCATCATCAAGTATTTCCGCGATGCCGGCCCGGAGTTCGTCCTCCCGGACCGCGCCTCGGTGGCGATGACAGCGCCGTTCATGCGCGCCTACACCGAGCTCCTGGTCAAGACCTGCCACCACCGCGGTGCCTTCGCCATGGGCGGGATGGCAGCCGTGATCCCCAACCGCCGCCACCCCGAGGTCACCGCGGCGGCCTTCGAGAAAGTCCGTGCGGACAAGACCCGCGAGGCCAACGACGGCTTTGACGGTTCGTGGGTGGCCCACCCGGATCTGGTCCCCATCTGCCAGGAAGTGTTCGATGCTGTCCTCGGCGACCGCCCGAACCAGCTGGACAAGCAACGCCCGGAGGTCTCGGTGACCACCGAGCAGCTGCTGGACATCGCCTCCGCGAAGGGGCAGGTCACCGAAACCGGGCTGCGGCTGAACCTGTACGTCGCCGTCGCCTATACGGCCGTCTGGCTCTCCGGAAGCGGCGCAGTGGCCATCCACAACCTGATGGAAGATGCCGCTACAGCGGAAATCTCCCGGTCCCAGGTCTGGCAGCAGATCCGTAACAAGTCCGTCTTGGCGGACACGGGCAACACCGTGACCCGCGAGCTGGTGGAGCGGATCCTGGGCGAGGAGACCGGACGGCTGCGGGCCGAGTTCGGCGACGAAGCCTTCCGCCTGTACTACGGCCCGGCCAGCAACCTCATCGCGGATATCTGCCTCTCCGAGGAGTACACCGATTTCCTCACCCTTCCCGCCTACGAACTGGTGGGCTGACGGATGGCGGTATCCCCCACGCCCTCTCTTTCCAGGAAGGATCTGGCCAGCGTCGACGCGCAGCTCACCGCCACTGACACGCTCATGGACGAACCCCGCTGCCGCCCGGGCCCTCGCCGCCTTCGTCCTTCGGGGCGTCCAGTGCGGCGCTGCAGGTGCCGCTGACGTGCAGGCGCTCACAGGCGTCGAACTTTCCCAACTCATTGTGCTGGCCCACCCAAGGCTCGCCGCGCAGTCCTCACAACCGCAAGGAGCAAACTCATGAGCAACTACTTTTCCCCCGAAGGCGGCCTGCCCCCGCAGACACAGCTCCTCACCGACCGGGCCGTGGTCAAGGAGGCCTACACGGTCATTCCGAAGGGCGTCATGCGTGACATCGTCACGTCCAATCTGCCCGGCTGGACCAAGACCAGATCCTGGATCATAGCCCGGCCCATCGCCGGCTTCGCCACCACCTTCAGCCAGCTCATCGTCGAGGTGGCCCCCGGCGGCCGCAGCGACAAACCGGAGGTGGAGGCCGGCGTCGAGGGCGTCATCTTCCTGACCAAGGGCTCGCTCTCGCTGACGCTGGACGGCGACATCCACCGGATTGAAGAGGGGGGCTATGCGTACCTCGCAGCGGGTTCAGACTGGAAGGTCAGCAATGACGCGCCTGCCGGCGGTGAGGCGGCGTCGTTCCACTGGGTCCGCAAGGCCTACGAACCGCTCGAGGGGTACATCGCGAAGTCCTTCGTCACCCGCGACCAGGACGTGGAGCCGCGGCCCATGCCCGGGACGGACGGCGCCTGGGCCACCACGCGGTTCGTGGACCCGGACGACCTGGCGCACGACATGCACGTCAACATCGTCACCTTCAAGCCGGGCGCCTCCATCCCGTTCGCTGAAACCCATGTCATGGAGCACGGGCTGTTCGTCCTGGAAGGCAAGGCCGTCTACCGGCTCAACGACGACTGGGTGGAAGTGGAGGCCGGCGACTTCATGTGGCTCCGCGCCTTCTGCCCGCAGGCCTGCTACGCCGGCGGCCCGGGCAACTTCCGCTACCTGCTGTACAAGGACGTCAACCGCCAGATCCGGCTGACCTAGAATGCCAGGCACCCCGGCCACGGTCCGGGCGCCTGTGCCCAACCGGCCGCGCCTGAGGACTCGGGGTTGACGGGCAACCATTACCACCCTAACCTTTTCATAAAGCAAGATAAAGATTCCGTATTATGAAATACATCGTTTGCCGATAGAGCCAATAAGGACGGATCAATGACGTACTCCGTAAACTGCTCCATCCTGCTGACCGAACTGCCGCTCCTGCAGCGCCCCGCCGCAGCCAAGGCAGCAGGCTTTGACGCCGTCGAATTCTGGTGGCCCTTTGACACCTCGGTCCCGGGGGACGCCCACGTTACCGCTTTCGAGCGCGCCATCACCGACGCCGGCGTCCAACTCACCGGCCTGAACTTCAATGCCGGCAACATGCCGGGCGGTGACCGCGGCCTGGTGTCCTGGCCTTCGCGATCGGCCGAGTTCCTGGACAACATCGATGCCGTCGCCGGCATCGGCGCACACCTCGGCTGCAAGGCGTTCAATGCTCTCTACGGCAACCGCATCGACGGGGAATCTGCCGAAAAGCAGGACGCCGTCGGCGCCGAAAACCTCGCGGCCGCCGCCGCCGGTATCGCCCGGATCGGGGGGACCGTATTGCTGGAGCCGGTCAGCGGAGCACCGAGATATCCACTCCTGACCGCCGCCGACGTCCTGGACGTGATTGCCCGGGTCAAGGCCGAATCCGGTATGGAGAACGTCAAGCTCCTCGCGGACTTCTATCATCTGGCGGTCAACGGTGACGACGTCGCGGCGGTCATCGAGAACCATGCCAAGGACTTCGGCCATATCCAGATTGCCGACAGTCCCGGCCGCGGAGCCCCCGGAAGCGGTGATCTGCCGCTCGGCGAATGGATCGAACGCAGCCGCGAACTCGGCTACGCCGGCTATACCGGCCTGGAATACAAGGAACCCGCCGAAACAGCCTTCGGCTGGGTCCTCCGCTAACGGGCCTCGCATCAACGCCCAGCCGGTCAAACGAAATCAGCAAAGGAATCGTTATGAGCAACGTTGCAGTCATCGGTCTCGGAATCATGGGTCTTCCCATGGCCATCAATCTGGTCAAGGCCGGCCACAGCGTCACGGGCTTCAACCGGAGCCAGGACAAGATTGACGCGCTGATCGCACAAGGCGGCCGCGGCGCCGTGAGCATCGCTGATGCCGTGAACGACGCCGACATCGTGATCACCATGGTCCCGGACTCCCCCGACGTCGAAGATGTGGTCAGCGGGCCCGGGGGTCTGTTCGCCAACGCCAAGCAGGGCACCTTGTGGATCGATGCCAGCAGCATCCGCCCGGACGTTGCGAAGCGGCTTGCAGACGACGCCAAGGCCGCCGGCATCCGCGCCCTCGACGCCCCGGTCTCCGGCGGCGAACAGGGCGCCATTAGCGCCGCGCTCTCCATCATGGTGGGCGGCGAAGCCGCCGACTTCGATGCGGCGCGGGACGTCCTGAACGCTGTGGGCAAGACCATCGTCCATGTGGGTCCGTCCGGCTCCGGCCAGACCGTGAAGGCCGCCAACCAGCTGATCGTCGCCGTGAACATCGAGGTCCTCGGCGAGGCCATCGCCTTCCTTGAGGCCTACGGCGTGGACACCGACGCCGCCCTCAAGGTTCTCGGCGGGGGCCTTGCGGGCTCCAAGGTCCTGGAGCAGAAGGGCCAGAAGATGCTGGACCGCGACTTCGAGCCCGGCTTCCGCCTGGCCCTGCACCACAAGGACATGGGGATCGTCACCTCCGCGGCCCGCGAAGCCAACGTCGCCATCCCGCTCGGCGCCGTCGCAGCCCAGCTGGTCGCCGCCGCCGTCAACCAGGGTGACGGCGGCCTGGATCACTCCGGGCTCTTCAAGCAGACCCTGAAACTCAGCGGCCGCAAGTAACATCGCGGCAATACCGCAGCACCAGCAGCCACCCGGCATCCCTCGCTCGGCGCTTCAGCGCAGCACCAACCCGCCAAAGACTTTCAAGGAGAACACCATGACGAAGATGCGCACCGTAGACGCAGTCGTCGCCATCCTGGAAAAGGAGGGCGCCACCGAGGCGTTCGGCCTGCCAGGGGCGGCAATCAACCCGTTCTACTCTGCCATGCGGGAGCACGGCGGCATCCGTCACACCCTGGCCCGGCACGTTGAAGGCGCCTCCCACATGGCCGATGGCTACAGCCGCGCGAAGGACGGCAACATCGGCATCTGCGTCGGCACCTCAGGACCCGCCGGCACGGACATGATCACCGGCCTGTATGCGGCGTGGGCGGACTCCATCCCCATGCTCTGCATCACCGGCCAGGCCCCTGTGGCCAAGCTGCACAAGGAAGATTTTCAGGCCGTGGACATCGAGTCCATCGCCAAGCCCGTCACCAAGATGGCCATGACCGTGCTGGAACCGGGCCAGATTCCGGGTGCGTTCCAGAAGGCCTTCCAGCTGATGCGTTCCGGCCGGCCCGGCCCGGTGCTGCTGGATCTGCCCTTCGATGTGCAGATGGCCGAGATCGAGTTCGACATCGACACCTATGAGCCGCTGCCCGTGGAAAAGCCCAGGGCCAGCCGCAAGCAGCTGACCAAGGCGCTGGACATGCTCACCGCTGCCCGGCACCCGCTGATTGTGGCAGGCGGCGGCATCATCAACGCCGGCGCCTCCGCGCAGCTGGTGGAACTGGCCGAGCTGCTCAATGTTCCCGTGATCCCGACCCTGATGGGCTGGGGCGCCATCCCGGATGACCACCCGCTGATGGCCGGCATGGTGGGCCTGCAGACCTCGCACCGCTACGGCAACGAGACCATGCTGGCGTCGGACTTCGTGATCGGCATCGGCAACCGCTGGGCCAACCGCCACACCGGCGGCCTGGACACGTACACGGCCGGACGCACATTCGTGCACGTGGACATCGAGCCGACGCAGATCGGCCGCGTGTTCTCCCCGGACCTCGGCATCGCCTCCGACGCCGGTGCGGCGCTGGAGGGCCTGGTCGAGCTGGCCCGGGAACGCAAGGCCTCCAGGACCTTGCCGGATTACTCCGGCTGGGTAGCCGAATGCGCCGAGCGCAAGGGCTCGCTGCAGCGCAAGACGCACTTCGAGAACGTCCCGATCAAGCCGCAGCGCGTCTACGAGGAGATGAACAAG harbors:
- the uraH gene encoding hydroxyisourate hydrolase, which translates into the protein MSVSHVTTHVLDTGSGRPAAGISVTLHVLDGGRWVQIATGSTDADGRVKDLGPERLTSGTYRLGFDTGSYFAATETETFFPEVILTFGVDGDQAHYHVPLLLSPFAYSTYRGS
- a CDS encoding 2-hydroxy-3-oxopropionate reductase; the encoded protein is MSNVAVIGLGIMGLPMAINLVKAGHSVTGFNRSQDKIDALIAQGGRGAVSIADAVNDADIVITMVPDSPDVEDVVSGPGGLFANAKQGTLWIDASSIRPDVAKRLADDAKAAGIRALDAPVSGGEQGAISAALSIMVGGEAADFDAARDVLNAVGKTIVHVGPSGSGQTVKAANQLIVAVNIEVLGEAIAFLEAYGVDTDAALKVLGGGLAGSKVLEQKGQKMLDRDFEPGFRLALHHKDMGIVTSAAREANVAIPLGAVAAQLVAAAVNQGDGGLDHSGLFKQTLKLSGRK
- a CDS encoding hydroxypyruvate isomerase family protein, with protein sequence MTYSVNCSILLTELPLLQRPAAAKAAGFDAVEFWWPFDTSVPGDAHVTAFERAITDAGVQLTGLNFNAGNMPGGDRGLVSWPSRSAEFLDNIDAVAGIGAHLGCKAFNALYGNRIDGESAEKQDAVGAENLAAAAAGIARIGGTVLLEPVSGAPRYPLLTAADVLDVIARVKAESGMENVKLLADFYHLAVNGDDVAAVIENHAKDFGHIQIADSPGRGAPGSGDLPLGEWIERSRELGYAGYTGLEYKEPAETAFGWVLR
- a CDS encoding bifunctional allantoicase/(S)-ureidoglycine aminohydrolase, which translates into the protein MSNYFSPEGGLPPQTQLLTDRAVVKEAYTVIPKGVMRDIVTSNLPGWTKTRSWIIARPIAGFATTFSQLIVEVAPGGRSDKPEVEAGVEGVIFLTKGSLSLTLDGDIHRIEEGGYAYLAAGSDWKVSNDAPAGGEAASFHWVRKAYEPLEGYIAKSFVTRDQDVEPRPMPGTDGAWATTRFVDPDDLAHDMHVNIVTFKPGASIPFAETHVMEHGLFVLEGKAVYRLNDDWVEVEAGDFMWLRAFCPQACYAGGPGNFRYLLYKDVNRQIRLT
- the uraD gene encoding 2-oxo-4-hydroxy-4-carboxy-5-ureidoimidazoline decarboxylase, with the protein product MLVDEFNKADRPDVVASLRPCLDIERWIDEVADSRPYSDLDSLLEAARRAADPFTADELETALAHHPRIGERAAGTSIEARLSTSEQAGLGAENPAIAQALADGNRVYEERFGQVFLIRAAGRSREEILAALHARLAHTPEQEERIIGEQLREIAVLRLEGLVSK
- the gcl gene encoding glyoxylate carboligase; the encoded protein is MTKMRTVDAVVAILEKEGATEAFGLPGAAINPFYSAMREHGGIRHTLARHVEGASHMADGYSRAKDGNIGICVGTSGPAGTDMITGLYAAWADSIPMLCITGQAPVAKLHKEDFQAVDIESIAKPVTKMAMTVLEPGQIPGAFQKAFQLMRSGRPGPVLLDLPFDVQMAEIEFDIDTYEPLPVEKPRASRKQLTKALDMLTAARHPLIVAGGGIINAGASAQLVELAELLNVPVIPTLMGWGAIPDDHPLMAGMVGLQTSHRYGNETMLASDFVIGIGNRWANRHTGGLDTYTAGRTFVHVDIEPTQIGRVFSPDLGIASDAGAALEGLVELARERKASRTLPDYSGWVAECAERKGSLQRKTHFENVPIKPQRVYEEMNKSFGQDTTYVTTIGLSQIAGAQMLHVFGPRKWINAGQAGPLGWTGPAALGVVRGKPGETVVALSGDYDFQFMIEELAVGAQFNLPYVHVVVNNSYLGLIRQSQRGFKMEQNVSLAFDNINSPETNGYGVDHLKVAEGLGCKAIRVSDPSDLPAAFEKAKALMSEFNVPVVVEVILEKITNISMGTEINAVNEFEDLAEHGQDAPTAIIALLD
- the aceB gene encoding malate synthase A, with the protein product MAISVTDPRPIERAEEILNPKALAFVEALHTRFAGTRAELFAARRVKRQRVAETGKLDFLPETKDVRDRDWTVAPAPAALQDRRVEMTGPASPAKMAINALNSGAKVWLADLEDASTPAWSNVVGSILNLRDAADGTLSFTSAEGKEYRLRTDAPLAVVVARPRGWHMPEKHVLLDGEPAVGALVDFGLHFFHLAERLLKNGQGPYYYLPKMESHLEARLWNDVFIFAQDYLGIPQGTVRATVLIETIPAAFEMDEILYELRDHASGLNAGRWDYLFSIIKYFRDAGPEFVLPDRASVAMTAPFMRAYTELLVKTCHHRGAFAMGGMAAVIPNRRHPEVTAAAFEKVRADKTREANDGFDGSWVAHPDLVPICQEVFDAVLGDRPNQLDKQRPEVSVTTEQLLDIASAKGQVTETGLRLNLYVAVAYTAVWLSGSGAVAIHNLMEDAATAEISRSQVWQQIRNKSVLADTGNTVTRELVERILGEETGRLRAEFGDEAFRLYYGPASNLIADICLSEEYTDFLTLPAYELVG